A region of Numida meleagris isolate 19003 breed g44 Domestic line chromosome 26, NumMel1.0, whole genome shotgun sequence DNA encodes the following proteins:
- the TBKBP1 gene encoding TANK-binding kinase 1-binding protein 1 — translation MIQAYEKLCVEKADLESELGEMRALVETHLSRIRSLEQQLRQREANPFPALSAPLPGQEVPFLSLHPNPGLSHVLERPGGWPSRGLEAELEAARQDAQRAQHREEHLKAECERLQLELKHLQDSRQQEQSERDMAWVKKMGDDQVNLALAYTELTEELCRLRNLSSLQSQILRALLQEKSLNGGQRHSPLSQCHSPAQQRRSPAPQCPSPAPGRPPAPQCQSPALQRRSPAPQCQSPAQQRRSPAPGPCQSPAQQRRSPVPPSSPSPAPQRRSPAPPPCPSPASASPHRLPGERMELGYAKPSSRHIKAGFQGRRSYSEVSNVAPYQQSRALWLQPEASTLPKHRPYSEVYLGGAGAPLSSREPFEEHLRFEKQSSDEEDWADPGPPSPEAGAVRCASFCAGFPIPDRTAAAYARAEHAQSWPSINLLLETVDSEIRSCPLCQLAFPIGYPDDALIKHIDSHLENSKI, via the exons ATGATCCAGGCCTACGAGAAGCTGTGCGTGGAGAAGGCGGACCTGGAGTCAGAGCTGGGAGAGATG CGGGCGCTGGTGGAGACGCACCTGAGCCGCATCCGgagcctggagcagcagctgcggCAGCGCGAGGCCAACCCCTTCCCCGCGCTCAGCGCCCCGCTGCCCGGCCAGGAGGTGCCTTTTCTCTCCCTGCACCCCAACCCCGGCCTCAGCCACG TGCTGGAGCGCCCGGGGGGGTGGCCGAGCCGCGGGCTGGAGGCTGAGCTGGAGGCGGCACGGCAGGATGCCCAGCGCGCACAGCACCGCGAGGAGCACCTGAAGGCCGAGTGCGAgcggctgcagctggagctgaagcACCTGCAGGACAGCCGGCAGCAG GAGCAGTCGGAGCGGGATATGGCCTGGGTGAAGAAAATGGGCGATGACCA ggtgAACCTGGCGCTGGCCTACACGGAGCTGACGGAGGAGCTGTGCCGCCTGCGGaacctcagctccctgcagagccagATCCTCCGCgcgctgctgcaggagaagagcCTCAATGGCG GTCAGCGCCACTCCCCGCTGTCTCAGTGCCATTCCCCGGCCCAGCAGCGCCGCTCGCCCGCCCCTCAGTGCCCCTCGCCCGCTCCCGGCCGCCCTCCGGCCCCGCAGTGCCAATCCCCGGCGTTGCAGCGGCGCTCGCCGGCCCCGCAGTGCCAATCTCCGGCCCAGCAGCGCCGCTCGCCCGCCCCAGGACCCTGCCAGTCTCCGGCCCAGCAGCGCCGCTCGCCCGTGCCCCCCTCCAGCCCCTCGCCCGCCCCACAGCGTCGCTCCCCGGCCCCACCGCCGTGCCCGTCCCCGGCGTCGGCGTCGCCTCACCGTCTGCCCGGCGAGAGGATGGAGCTGGGCTACGCCAAACCTTCCAGCCGCCACATCAAGGCCGGCTTCCAGGGCCGCCGCAGCTACTCGGAGGTGAGCAACGTGGCCCCGTACCAGCAGAGCCGCGCGCTCTGGCTGCAGCCCGAAGCCTCCACGCTCCCCAAGCACCGGCCCTACAGCGAGGTGTACCTGGGGGGCGCGGGTGCCCCGCTGAGCTCCCGCGAGCCCTTCGAGGAGCACCTGCGCTTCGAGAAGCAGTCGTCGGATGAGGAGGACTGGGCGGACCCCggcccccccagccccgagGCGGGGGCCGTGCGCTGCGCGTCCTTCTGTGCCGGATTCCCCATCCCCGACCGGACGGCCGCTGCCTACGCCAGGGCCGAGCACGCCCAGTCCTGGCCCTCCATCAAC ctgctgctggagacgGTGGACTCGGAGATCCGGAGCTGCCCGCTGTGCCAGCTGGCCTTCCCCATCGGTTACCCGGACGATGCTTTGATAAAGCACATCGATTCGCACCTGGAGAACAGCAAGATCTGA
- the LOC110388594 gene encoding uncharacterized protein LOC110388594, translated as MPFLFILFLEVGWDFLRKTNRKKKREKKEKKKKKPFLKLGRGRGGKKSDHSSVLPVSVLCGYSAVDSRRIKYTETVVETNSCLLCLCGAPRVSLAQRSAAVRGGCWQFQGPSTHPMSFGRSWELVWLPGGQRSPQPWGFAPGTGGSTLVPAMGEGDPPAEPNPAPLLPSFCPFLTHSSSLAPALTLIPSIFRLFGSGINLNSIGFSALWLLSAFRRQTVPCCRATLLPPAAAHHGRRGPSSRGRALFLNPAVPMVLTVNGSRERAFQRISSCQGWRAREETALPSAAEERLPATERDGKRPRRKTWALLCRAGRNGAVGTQS; from the exons atgccttttctttttattttgtttcttgagGTGGGGTGGGATTtcctaagaaaaacaaacaggaaaaaaaaaagagaaaaaaaagaaaaaaaaaaaaaaaagccattcctGAAGTTGGGGAGGGGGCGTGGAGGGAAGAAATCTGATCATTCCTCAGTGCTACCTGTTTCTGTCCTGTGTGGCTATTCAGCTGTAGACAGCAGGAGAATAAAGTACACTGAGACAGTAGTGGAAACAAACTCGTGTCTGTTGTGTTTGTGTGGGGCTCCCCGGGTTTCGCTTGCTCAGCGCTCGGCCGCAGTGAGAGGTGGCTGCTGGCAATTCCAGGGGCCGAGCACCCATCCCATGTCCTTTGGGCGTTCCTGGGAACTGGTGTGGCTGCCTGGGGGCcagcgcagcccccagccctggggtTTTGCCCCCGGCACTGGGGGAAGCACGCTGGTTCCTGCCATGGGGGAAGGAGACCCTCCAGCAGAGCCCAACCCGGCCCCTCTGCTACCCTCATTCTGTCCGTTTCTCACTCATAGCAGCTCTTTGGCTCCCGCTTTAACCTTAATTCCATCCATTTTTCGGCTCTTTGGCTCCGGCATTAACCTTAATTCCATTGGTTTCTCAGCTCTCTGGCTCCTGTCCGCCTTCCGACGGCAAACcgtgccctgctgcagggccacGCTCCTCCCGCCGGCTGCTGCTCATCACGGTCGGAGAGGACCCAGCTCCCGAGGAAGGG CCCTTTTCCTTAATCCTGCCGTTCCCATGGTGCTGACTGTGAATGGAAGCAGAGAGCGGGCGTTCCAGCGAATTTCCTCGTGTCAGGGATGGAGGGCACGGGAGGAAACGGCGCTGCCGTCAGCTGCCGAGGAGCGGCTTCCTGCCACGGAGCGTGATGGGAAGCGGCCGCGCCGCAAAACCTGGGCCCTGCTCTGCCGAGCCGGGAGAAATGGAGCCGTGGGcacccagagctga